A window from Neodiprion fabricii isolate iyNeoFabr1 chromosome 2, iyNeoFabr1.1, whole genome shotgun sequence encodes these proteins:
- the LOC124175601 gene encoding putative nuclease HARBI1, with amino-acid sequence MAEPVHEVRIIEELFSSENSDDEEDILLLRNIANRRRKIPRIQNYIADVVNHYNDKQFKSHFRVSRETCNYLIALFEQSEHYPKGPPFGGVRIKTAEEYILCYLWFAGNKSVYRIVAQLFGLSLSTAHAMIESVTTYLTDELGPLVIRFPRTLQEKQDICEEFEEIAGYPGVCGCIDGTFINIRTPAHKIKSTYVNRHDTTALTLQGICDAKKKFLDVFTGIPGKIHDARVFTLSFIRPTVLSMGPDFHILGDSAYPICENLMTPIRDYGNLTDEQREYNRRFCSTRVLIENAFGLLKQRFRQLIRTDMWGVLKTSKFILSCCVMHNLCIERNDFLDGIEHYMAEPEPEAEFIINDEARRLGVLKRNLLSRQFM; translated from the exons ATGGCAGAGCCAGTTCATGAAGTGCGAATAATCGAGGAGTTATTTTCGTCAGAGAATTCCGATGATGAAGAAGATATTTTGTTATTGCGGAATATCGCCAATAGAAGACGAAAAATTCCGCGCATCCAAAATTACATCGCTGACGTTGTTAACCACTATAACGATAAACAA tTCAAAAGTCATTTCAGAGTGTCGCGAGAAACTTGCAATTATTTAATAGCTTTATTCGAACAGAGCGAACATTATCCCAAAGGACCACCTTTCGGTGGTGTGAGAATAAAAACTGCTGAAGAGTACATTCTATGTTATTTATG GTTTGCAGGTAACAAATCTGTTTACCGCATTGTAGCTCAACTCTTTGGTTTGAGTTTGTCAACAGCGCACGCAATGATAGAAAGTGTAACGACTTATTTAACAGATGAATTGGGTCCACTGGTTATCAGATTTCCTCGTACCTTGCAGGAGAAACAAGACATTTGTGAGGAATTTGAGGAG ATTGCAGGATATCCAGGAGTATGCGGATGCATTGATGGTACGTTTATAAACATCCGTACACCCGCACATAAAATTAAGTCGACCTACGTTAATCGTCACGATACAACGGCATTGACTTTGCAAGGAATATGCGATGCGAAGAAGAAGTTCCTTGATGTGTTTACTGGAATACCAGGAAAAATTCATGACGCGAGAGTATTTACTTTGTCATTTATTCGCCCTACCGTGCTATCAATGGGCCCAGATTTTCATATACTCGGAGATTCTGCTTATCCGATATGTGAAAATCTGATGACACCGATCCGGGATTACGGAAATTTAACAGATGAACAAAGAGAATATAACAGGCGATTCTGTTCAACAAGAGTTTTAATCGAAAATGCTTTCGGGCTTTTAAAGCAAAGATTCAGGCAACTAATAAGAACAGATATGTGGGGTGTTTTAAAGACATCGAAATTTATACTATCATGCTGCGTGATGCATAATTTATGTATCGAAAGAAACGACTTCTTGGATGGAATTGAACATTACATGGCAGAACCTGAGCCTGAAGCAGAGTTTATTATAAACGATGAAGCTCGGCGTTTAGGTGTATTGAAACGCAATTTGCTGTCCAGGCAATTCATGTAA
- the LOC124175498 gene encoding uncharacterized protein LOC124175498 produces the protein MSEQKKKKLPFVFRRIVLDDDEAGIETDAGVLCEVMINGTKNISYVPKSFLSSLGIELPKNLHDKENCSSKTVDTSGDNLERDVSIQASGSTTAIRTVSHVLLPTFNSSNATVKWDDHDTKMMLDLYAENLNHVGPFKKFKTKKKMWEHIAVDISTTFSKYVNGQQCESRFKTVRNRKGLAVTHNKQSGNDAKVVPYQQEMDNIRSIDDSVQPEVLVSVGNTRVLKQKRKEDAARGGTKKKKQDPLLAMYVELQEKKEENKERRHQEKMKIFTEYCLKKQSE, from the exons atgagcgaacaaaaaaaaaagaaacttccaTTTGTGTTCAGGAGGATTGTGTTAGATGACGACGAGGCAGGTATTGAAACAGATGCCGGCGTGTTATGCGAGGTTATGATAAATG GTACAAAAAACATCTCATATGTTCCCAAAAGTTTTCTGTCAAGCCTGGGTATTGAACTGCCTAAGAACTTGCACG ataaagaaaattgcTCGTCCAAAACAGTTGATACTTCCGGGGATAACCTAGAACGTGACGTTAGTATACAAGCATCTGGCAGCACGACTGCTATTCGGACTGTTTCGCATGTATTGCTGCCAACGTTCAATAGCTCCAATGCTACTGTGAAGTGGGATGACCATGATACCAAAATGATGCTCGATCTGTACGCCGAAAACTTGAACCACGTTGGACCATTCAAAaagttcaaaacaaaaaaaaagatgtggGAACACATTGCGGTTGACATTTCAACAACCTTCAGTAAATATGTAAATGGTCAACAATGCGAGTCACGATTTAAAACTGTAAGGAATCGTAAAGGTTTAGCTGTTACTCATAACAAGCAGTCAGGCAACGACGCGAAGGTTGTGCCGTACCAGCAGGAAATGGACAACATCAGAAGTATAGACGACAGTGTTCAGCCTGAAGTTCTTGTGTCTGTGGGTAACACCCGCgtattgaaacaaaaacgaaaagaagatGCTGCAAGAGGtggaactaaaaaaaaaaaacaagatccTCTGCTCGCTATGTATGTtgaattgcaagaaaaaaaagaagaaaacaaagaacGTCGGCAtcaagagaaaatgaaaatcttcaCGGAATATTGTCTGAAGAAGCAAAGTGAATAA
- the LOC124175503 gene encoding bladder cancer-associated protein, which produces MYCLQWLIPVLLIPKPVNPALLQTHVMFMILYLIGFFLERKPCTICSVVFLAAVFLICYSGVGNCLFWSANCDSVKCDYG; this is translated from the coding sequence ATGTATTGCCTACAATGGTTGATTCCTGTTTTACTAATACCAAAACCAGTGAATCCTGCGTTACTTCAGACTCATGTCATGTTCATGATACTGTATTTAATTGGTTTTTTCCTTGAAAGAAAGCCATGCACCATTTGTAGTGTTGTGTTTCTGGCCGCTGTATTCCTAATATGTTATAGCGGTGTAGGTAACTGTCTCTTCTGGAGTGCAAATTGCGACAGTGTCAAGTGTGACTATGGTTAA